A genomic window from Nicotiana sylvestris chromosome 11, ASM39365v2, whole genome shotgun sequence includes:
- the LOC104221131 gene encoding homeobox protein knotted-1-like LET12 isoform X1, translated as MAFQDHFSQEMATLHQQQQNAAVLRSMLPEDHQSPRKSPPTWLNTSLLRQHSSAATVAAAGVTGNNFLHLQTSNSDSSNSNNQWLSPTAAASAGGGGGGGEEHNDVNTNNNSNSNNNNEEGENSWEREKCKADILNHPLYDQLLSAHVSCLRIATPVDQLPRIDAQLAQSQNVVAKYSVLGQGQPPLDDKDLDQFMTHYVLLLSSFKEQLQQHVRVHAMEAVMACWELEQSLQSLTGVAPGEGTGATMSDDDDDQADSDTNFLDGGFDGSDSMGFGPLVPTESERSLMERVRQELKHELKQGYKEKIVDIREEILRKRRAGKLPGDTTSVLKAWWQSHSKWPYPTEEDKARLVQETGLQLKQINNWFINQRKRNWHSNPSTSTSQKSKRKSSAGEIKQ; from the exons ATGGCGTTTCAGGACCATTTTTCTCAAGAAATGGCTACTcttcatcaacaacaacaaaacgcTGCCGTTTTACGTTCCATGTTACCTGAAGATCATCAATCTCCTCGAAAATCCCCTCCTACTTGGCTCAACACTTCTCTTCTCCGTCAACATAGCTCCGCCGCCACCGTCGCCGCCGCCGGAGTTACCGGCAACAACTTCCTACACCTCCAAACTTCCAACTCCGACTCTTCCAACTCTAACAACCAGTGGCTTTCTCCTACCGCCGCTGCATCCGCTGGcggtggaggaggaggaggagaagagcATAACGATGTGAACACAAATAATAATAgcaatagtaataataataatgaggaaGGTGAGAACTCGTGGGAGAGAGAGAAGTGTAAAGCGGATATATTGAATCATCCTTTATACGATCAGTTACTGTCGGCACACGTGTCTTGCCTGAGAATCGCGACGCCGGTGGATCAACTGCCGCGGATTGACGCGCAGTTAGCTCAGTCACAGAACGTGGTGGCTAAGTACTCTGTTCTCGGCCAAGGTCAACCGCCTCTAGATGATAAAGACCTCGATCAATTTatg ACACATTACGTTCTGTTGCTCTCTTCATTTAAAGAACAACTGCAACAACATGTTCGTGTCCATGCAATGGAAGCAGTCATGGCTTGTTGGGAGCTAGAACAATCTCTGCAAAGTTTAACAG GAGTAGCACCAGGGGAAGGTACAGGAGCAACCAtgtctgatgatgatgatgaccaGGCAGATAGTGACACTAACTTTTTGGATGGAGGTTTTGATGGATCAGATAGCATGGGCTTTGGTCCTCTTGTACCTACTGAAAGTGAAAGGTCCTTAATGGAGCGTGTTAGGCAAGAACTCAAGCATGAGCTCAAACAG GGTTACAAGGAGAAGATTGTTGACATTAGAGAAGAAATTTTACGAAAAAGAAGAGCAGGAAAGCTGCCTGGTGACACTACATCTGTATTGAAAGCTTGGTGGCAATCACATTCTAAGTGGCCTTATCCAACT GAGGAAGATAAAGCGCGATTAGTGCAAGAAACAGGTCTGCAGCTAAAGCAGATTAACAATTGGTTTATTAACCAAAGGAAAAGGAACTGGCATAGCAATCCATCGACGTCTACTTCTCAAAAAAGCAAACGCAAGAG TAGTGCAGGTGAAATCAAGCAGTGA
- the LOC104221130 gene encoding uncharacterized protein, giving the protein MMNNNYSPIRENTQEGTENYFYQEEPSLFCGCFRFPCFQSKEGEANSLLQQQGEDRDSWMVTKMKELKEYSELVAGPKWKNFVRKMGKYCNSKKSKGQQFQYDSDSYAMNFDEGVEENDDGLLRNFSTRFAAPAPFSVVNNNNNNNNTQRNAGL; this is encoded by the coding sequence ATGATGAACAACAATTATTCACCAATTAGAGAAAATACCCAAGAAGGAACAGAAAACTATTTTTACCAAGAAGAACCTTCACTTTTTTGTGGGTGTTTCAGATTCCCCTGTTTTCAATCAAAAGAAGGTGAAGCAAATTCACTGTTACAACAGCAGGGTGAAGACAGAGACTCATGGATGGTGACAAagatgaaggaattaaaggaataTTCAGAACTTGTAGCTGGACCAAAATGGAAGAATTTTGTTAGAAAAATGGGGAAATATTGTAATTCCAAGAAATCTAAGGGACAGCAGTTTCAGTATGATTCTGATAGTTATGCAATGAATTTTGATGAGGGAGTTGAAGAAAATGATGATGGGCTTTTGCGTAATTTCTCAACTCGGTTTGCAGCTCCTGCTCCCTTTTCTGttgttaataataataataataataataatacacagagaaatgctggattatga
- the LOC104221131 gene encoding homeobox protein knotted-1-like LET12 isoform X2: MAFQDHFSQEMATLHQQQQNAAVLRSMLPEDHQSPRKSPPTWLNTSLLRQHSSAATVAAAGVTGNNFLHLQTSNSDSSNSNNQWLSPTAAASAGGGGGGGEEHNDVNTNNNSNSNNNNEEGENSWEREKCKADILNHPLYDQLLSAHVSCLRIATPVDQLPRIDAQLAQSQNVVAKYSVLGQGQPPLDDKDLDQFMTHYVLLLSSFKEQLQQHVRVHAMEAVMACWELEQSLQSLTGVAPGEGTGATMSDDDDDQADSDTNFLDGGFDGSDSMGFGPLVPTESERSLMERVRQELKHELKQGYKEKIVDIREEILRKRRAGKLPGDTTSVLKAWWQSHSKWPYPTEEDKARLVQETGLQLKQINNWFINQRKRNWHSNPSTSTSQKSKRKSAGEIKQ; the protein is encoded by the exons ATGGCGTTTCAGGACCATTTTTCTCAAGAAATGGCTACTcttcatcaacaacaacaaaacgcTGCCGTTTTACGTTCCATGTTACCTGAAGATCATCAATCTCCTCGAAAATCCCCTCCTACTTGGCTCAACACTTCTCTTCTCCGTCAACATAGCTCCGCCGCCACCGTCGCCGCCGCCGGAGTTACCGGCAACAACTTCCTACACCTCCAAACTTCCAACTCCGACTCTTCCAACTCTAACAACCAGTGGCTTTCTCCTACCGCCGCTGCATCCGCTGGcggtggaggaggaggaggagaagagcATAACGATGTGAACACAAATAATAATAgcaatagtaataataataatgaggaaGGTGAGAACTCGTGGGAGAGAGAGAAGTGTAAAGCGGATATATTGAATCATCCTTTATACGATCAGTTACTGTCGGCACACGTGTCTTGCCTGAGAATCGCGACGCCGGTGGATCAACTGCCGCGGATTGACGCGCAGTTAGCTCAGTCACAGAACGTGGTGGCTAAGTACTCTGTTCTCGGCCAAGGTCAACCGCCTCTAGATGATAAAGACCTCGATCAATTTatg ACACATTACGTTCTGTTGCTCTCTTCATTTAAAGAACAACTGCAACAACATGTTCGTGTCCATGCAATGGAAGCAGTCATGGCTTGTTGGGAGCTAGAACAATCTCTGCAAAGTTTAACAG GAGTAGCACCAGGGGAAGGTACAGGAGCAACCAtgtctgatgatgatgatgaccaGGCAGATAGTGACACTAACTTTTTGGATGGAGGTTTTGATGGATCAGATAGCATGGGCTTTGGTCCTCTTGTACCTACTGAAAGTGAAAGGTCCTTAATGGAGCGTGTTAGGCAAGAACTCAAGCATGAGCTCAAACAG GGTTACAAGGAGAAGATTGTTGACATTAGAGAAGAAATTTTACGAAAAAGAAGAGCAGGAAAGCTGCCTGGTGACACTACATCTGTATTGAAAGCTTGGTGGCAATCACATTCTAAGTGGCCTTATCCAACT GAGGAAGATAAAGCGCGATTAGTGCAAGAAACAGGTCTGCAGCTAAAGCAGATTAACAATTGGTTTATTAACCAAAGGAAAAGGAACTGGCATAGCAATCCATCGACGTCTACTTCTCAAAAAAGCAAACGCAAGAG TGCAGGTGAAATCAAGCAGTGA